The following are encoded together in the Iodobacter fluviatilis genome:
- a CDS encoding type B 50S ribosomal protein L31, with the protein MKDGIHPEYKEVVFHDTAADFKFISRSTLTAKQTIVWTDGKEYPLVKLDISSESHPFYTGKQKIVDTAGRIDKFRQKYSMYGSKE; encoded by the coding sequence ATGAAAGACGGCATTCATCCAGAATATAAAGAAGTGGTATTTCACGACACAGCTGCTGATTTCAAATTTATCAGCCGTTCTACTCTGACTGCTAAACAAACTATTGTTTGGACAGACGGTAAAGAGTACCCGCTGGTTAAGTTGGATATCTCTTCAGAATCACATCCGTTCTACACTGGCAAGCAAAAGATTGTGGACACTGCCGGTCGTATCGACAAGTTCCGTCAGAAATACAGCATGTACGGCAGCAAGGAATAA
- a CDS encoding ArnT family glycosyltransferase, translating to MLTYIPPAEREPLSVGAEKPWLLLLLCLVWLVPGLIGHDPWKPDEVETAAVIQRFMQGAYWSIPQYAGQPYLESAPLYYWAAALFAWPLQKLGMAVHDAARLTTGIWMALALWGLGLAGRELYGRRYGRVAVITMIGCIGLIIWGHHLSPQILVLAGFSWHAYGLAYALRQPLKAGFILGLAWLLLLLGGNWAEFILALSSALLLFLFKPWRSTSYAVSILCALVIAVPLSAIWPIDLYQHARPVFDLWLGKYALGPFGGLSDFKAFHAFGFFFSIVLWFAWPALPLAVWGIWANRHQLNQPKMLLPSVLLLMHVLWFVIAGDARESHALIVLLPLSILAASGVDDLRRGAAQALNWFGLMTFGLFAGLLWLGWLAVHTGIPTGMARALKEASPAYQVQWSWLGIVFALCLTGIWCVVISRKRPPGRLAVTNWACGVTLIWGVLISLWQPWLDASKSYRAVSYSLRDAMRGQTSCIDGRNIPSAPLASFEYFAGITLAQGSKAEACHLKMTLGGESFGSAVVWRGNRAGEHKESFALIEVQP from the coding sequence ATGCTGACTTATATTCCTCCTGCAGAGCGGGAACCCCTGTCTGTTGGGGCAGAAAAGCCTTGGCTACTCCTGCTTCTGTGTCTGGTTTGGCTTGTACCAGGCTTGATCGGTCATGATCCTTGGAAGCCAGATGAAGTTGAAACTGCTGCAGTTATTCAGCGCTTTATGCAGGGTGCTTATTGGTCTATCCCACAATATGCAGGCCAGCCTTATTTAGAAAGCGCTCCCTTGTATTATTGGGCTGCTGCTTTGTTTGCTTGGCCTTTACAAAAACTAGGAATGGCCGTGCATGATGCCGCCCGTTTAACGACGGGTATTTGGATGGCGCTAGCACTTTGGGGCTTGGGCTTGGCTGGGCGTGAGCTATATGGCCGCCGTTATGGCCGTGTTGCTGTAATCACCATGATTGGTTGTATTGGTTTGATTATTTGGGGGCATCATCTATCACCTCAGATTTTGGTCTTGGCAGGTTTTTCTTGGCACGCATATGGGCTCGCCTATGCACTACGCCAGCCGCTAAAGGCTGGGTTTATTCTAGGGCTGGCATGGTTGCTATTATTGCTAGGGGGAAATTGGGCTGAATTTATCTTGGCATTAAGCTCAGCCTTGCTTTTATTTCTATTTAAGCCTTGGCGAAGTACTTCTTATGCAGTGAGTATTCTTTGCGCTTTAGTGATTGCTGTTCCGCTAAGTGCAATTTGGCCCATTGATCTTTATCAGCATGCGCGGCCTGTATTTGATTTGTGGCTTGGGAAATATGCTTTAGGCCCATTTGGTGGCTTATCTGATTTCAAAGCATTTCATGCGTTTGGTTTTTTCTTTTCTATTGTGCTTTGGTTTGCATGGCCAGCATTGCCTTTGGCCGTGTGGGGGATATGGGCGAATCGTCATCAGCTAAACCAGCCTAAGATGCTGTTGCCAAGTGTGTTGCTGCTTATGCACGTGCTTTGGTTTGTGATAGCGGGGGACGCGCGTGAATCGCATGCTTTGATCGTGTTATTGCCACTCTCTATCTTGGCTGCTAGTGGAGTGGATGATTTACGCCGTGGTGCAGCTCAAGCCCTGAACTGGTTTGGTTTAATGACTTTTGGCCTCTTTGCAGGTCTGCTGTGGCTGGGGTGGCTTGCCGTGCATACCGGCATACCAACGGGTATGGCTAGAGCGCTGAAGGAGGCAAGCCCTGCTTATCAAGTACAATGGAGCTGGCTAGGCATCGTATTTGCGCTTTGCTTGACCGGGATTTGGTGTGTTGTGATTTCGCGCAAACGCCCACCAGGGCGCTTAGCGGTTACCAATTGGGCTTGTGGCGTAACCTTGATTTGGGGGGTGTTAATTAGCCTCTGGCAGCCATGGTTAGACGCATCAAAAAGCTATCGAGCCGTATCTTATTCTTTGCGAGATGCCATGCGAGGGCAAACCTCATGCATTGATGGGCGCAATATTCCATCTGCACCACTGGCTTCTTTTGAGTATTTTGCAGGGATTACCCTTGCACAGGGAAGTAAGGCTGAAGCATGCCATTTGAAAATGACGCTGGGTGGGGAGTCTTTTGGTAGTGCAGTGGTATGGCGTGGCAACCGCGCGGGCGAACATAAAGAGTCGTTTGCATTGATTGAGGTTCAGCCGTAA
- a CDS encoding DUF3149 domain-containing protein, with product MENTPLQALFTSDIGLLSLFTILFVLSMAVYIFFYVRRKVIEDTAANATKKTTHLNIK from the coding sequence ATGGAAAACACACCACTACAAGCGCTGTTTACTTCTGACATTGGTTTATTGAGTCTATTTACTATCTTGTTTGTTTTAAGCATGGCTGTGTATATATTTTTCTATGTGCGCCGCAAGGTGATAGAAGATACTGCGGCTAATGCGACTAAAAAAACGACTCACTTAAATATAAAATAA
- a CDS encoding YajQ family cyclic di-GMP-binding protein yields MPSFDISSELDMVALKNAIDAVDRVINNRFDFKGTSAKVELNEKDETITLHGDSNAQLDQIKDILFPALEKKEADSSKRLESGDVQKISGNKVKMEMKIKAGIDQDLAKKIIKLIKDEKLKVQTAIQGDAVRVTGAKRDILQEVIALMRKSITDFPLQYQNFRD; encoded by the coding sequence ATGCCTTCTTTCGATATTAGCTCCGAACTCGATATGGTTGCCCTCAAAAACGCCATCGATGCAGTTGATCGTGTGATCAATAATCGCTTTGATTTTAAAGGCACCAGCGCCAAGGTCGAGTTAAACGAAAAAGACGAGACAATCACTTTACACGGTGATTCCAATGCTCAGCTTGATCAAATTAAAGATATCTTATTTCCAGCGCTAGAAAAAAAAGAAGCCGATAGTAGCAAACGCCTTGAAAGTGGCGATGTGCAAAAAATATCTGGCAATAAAGTAAAAATGGAAATGAAGATTAAAGCAGGCATTGATCAAGATTTAGCTAAAAAAATCATTAAATTGATTAAAGATGAAAAATTAAAAGTTCAAACCGCCATTCAAGGTGACGCAGTACGCGTAACGGGTGCCAAGCGTGATATTTTGCAAGAAGTTATTGCTCTTATGAGAAAATCAATTACTGACTTCCCACTGCAATACCAAAATTTCCGCGACTAA
- the ppnP gene encoding pyrimidine/purine nucleoside phosphorylase codes for MSQFDNVSVLKQGNVYFDGLCVSHTLILASGEKKTIGVILPSKLVFNTAAAEIMEVVAGHCQVKLAGEANSTAYTAGQSFNVPANSSFVIETLETLHYVCHFS; via the coding sequence ATGTCTCAATTTGATAATGTATCTGTTCTGAAGCAGGGCAATGTTTACTTTGATGGCCTATGTGTTTCTCACACCCTTATTTTAGCCAGTGGTGAGAAAAAAACCATTGGCGTGATTCTGCCATCCAAGCTGGTTTTTAATACCGCTGCGGCAGAAATAATGGAAGTTGTTGCTGGTCACTGCCAAGTTAAACTGGCAGGAGAAGCAAATAGCACCGCCTATACTGCCGGCCAAAGCTTTAATGTGCCAGCGAACTCCAGCTTTGTAATTGAAACACTAGAAACACTGCATTATGTTTGTCATTTTTCTTAA
- a CDS encoding DUF2788 domain-containing protein — translation MLEALKNISEETFTTLSVSILCTALIIYMGFIIYRLAADSKAGKYGSLVLFFTLGFGVFGFIVKTVLTEIIQK, via the coding sequence ATGCTAGAGGCGCTGAAAAACATATCGGAGGAAACATTCACCACATTATCAGTGTCCATCCTTTGTACCGCCCTCATTATCTATATGGGCTTTATTATCTACCGCTTGGCTGCAGATTCTAAAGCCGGCAAGTATGGCTCGCTGGTTTTATTTTTTACACTAGGCTTTGGCGTATTCGGGTTTATTGTTAAAACAGTACTGACTGAAATCATTCAAAAGTAA
- a CDS encoding argininosuccinate synthase has translation MSDVKKAVLAYSGGLDTSVILKWLQDTYQCEVVTFTADLGQGEELEPARQKAVQFGIKPENIFIDDLREEFVRDFVFPMFRANTVYEGEYLLGTSIARPLIAKRQIEIANLTGADAVSHGATGKGNDQVRFELGYYALRPDIKVIAPWREWDLNSREKLLDYAEKHGMDIAKKKNGGSPYSMDANLLHISYEGQMLENPAAEPEEDMWLWSVSPEQAPDAAEYVELEYENGDIVGIDGVKMSPASVLAALNKVGGKHGIGRLDLVENRFVGMKSRGCYETPGGTIMLKAHRAIESICLDREVAHLKDELMPKYASLIYNGYWWAPERLMLQTMIDASQAHVNGWVRLKLYKGNVIVVGRDSKESLFDANIATFEDDGGAYNQADAAGFIKLNALRMRIAAKLRN, from the coding sequence ATGTCTGATGTAAAAAAAGCAGTACTTGCCTACTCCGGTGGCCTCGATACCTCGGTGATTTTGAAGTGGTTGCAAGATACCTATCAATGTGAAGTGGTAACCTTTACCGCAGACTTGGGCCAGGGTGAAGAACTAGAACCTGCCCGCCAAAAAGCAGTGCAATTTGGCATTAAACCAGAAAACATTTTTATTGATGATTTGCGCGAAGAATTTGTGCGTGACTTTGTATTCCCAATGTTTCGCGCCAATACGGTTTACGAAGGTGAATACCTGCTGGGCACCTCGATTGCCCGCCCACTGATTGCCAAGCGTCAAATTGAGATTGCTAATTTAACCGGCGCAGATGCCGTAAGCCACGGCGCAACCGGCAAGGGCAATGATCAAGTCCGCTTCGAGCTAGGTTATTACGCACTACGCCCAGACATCAAAGTGATTGCACCATGGCGTGAATGGGATTTAAACAGCCGTGAAAAACTGCTGGATTACGCCGAAAAACACGGTATGGATATCGCCAAGAAAAAGAACGGCGGCAGCCCTTACTCTATGGATGCCAATCTGCTGCATATCTCTTACGAAGGCCAAATGCTGGAAAACCCAGCCGCCGAGCCAGAAGAAGATATGTGGCTATGGTCGGTTAGCCCAGAGCAGGCACCAGATGCAGCTGAGTACGTAGAGCTTGAATACGAAAACGGCGATATCGTCGGCATCGATGGTGTAAAAATGAGCCCTGCCAGCGTGCTGGCTGCATTAAATAAAGTAGGTGGCAAGCATGGCATTGGCCGTCTAGATCTGGTTGAAAACCGTTTTGTTGGTATGAAAAGCCGTGGCTGTTACGAAACCCCTGGCGGCACGATTATGCTCAAGGCACACCGCGCCATTGAATCCATCTGCCTAGACCGCGAAGTGGCTCACCTCAAAGATGAGCTGATGCCAAAATACGCCAGCCTCATTTATAACGGTTACTGGTGGGCACCAGAGCGCCTGATGCTGCAAACCATGATTGATGCCAGCCAAGCTCATGTTAATGGTTGGGTTCGGCTCAAACTCTATAAAGGCAATGTAATTGTAGTGGGCCGTGATTCTAAAGAATCGCTGTTTGATGCCAATATTGCCACCTTTGAAGATGATGGCGGTGCTTATAATCAAGCAGATGCTGCAGGCTTTATTAAACTGAATGCATTACGTATGCGAATTGCCGCGAAGTTACGTAATTAA
- the leuE gene encoding leucine efflux protein LeuE, which produces MFGITDLTSYLLGTVFIILLPGPNSIFALSVAAKQGVRAGYAAAAGIVTGDLILMLLASVGVASLMRTHPEAFNWVRYAGTAYLSWMGIKMLLAKPQTASDTPVNIPSSHIYKQALSISLVNVKAILFFMAFFPQFVDPTYDRVPLTFAILGMIVQAVSLAYLTFLIFAGAGLSRRLAGKQWLGRWLARLTGVLFISFGLRLALSS; this is translated from the coding sequence ATGTTTGGCATTACCGATTTAACGAGCTACCTTCTAGGCACTGTTTTTATTATTTTATTACCGGGCCCAAATTCCATTTTTGCTTTATCCGTAGCAGCCAAGCAAGGCGTGCGCGCGGGTTATGCTGCGGCAGCTGGCATTGTGACGGGTGATCTAATTTTAATGCTACTAGCCAGCGTAGGCGTTGCTTCATTAATGCGTACTCATCCTGAAGCATTTAACTGGGTTCGCTATGCAGGTACCGCGTATTTATCGTGGATGGGCATAAAAATGCTGCTTGCTAAACCGCAAACAGCGAGTGATACCCCAGTAAATATACCGTCTAGCCATATTTATAAGCAGGCGTTATCTATTTCTCTGGTTAATGTGAAAGCCATTTTGTTTTTTATGGCATTCTTCCCCCAGTTTGTGGATCCGACTTATGATCGCGTTCCACTGACTTTTGCAATCCTTGGCATGATCGTTCAAGCCGTAAGTTTGGCTTATCTGACCTTTTTAATCTTTGCTGGTGCTGGCCTTTCTAGGCGACTAGCAGGCAAACAGTGGTTGGGCCGTTGGCTCGCTCGCCTAACTGGTGTACTTTTCATCAGTTTTGGTCTGCGACTTGCGCTCTCTAGCTAA
- the argF gene encoding ornithine carbamoyltransferase codes for MRHYLQFTDFTREEYEYLFKRAAILKAKLAAGELYQPLIGKVLAMIFEKSSTRTRVSFEAGMAQFGGHAMFLQSKDTQLGRGEPIEDVAKVISRMTNIVMVRTFEQSIVERFADNSLVPVINGLTNEYHPCQILADIFTYIEKNGSIEGKTVAWIGDSNNISRTWLQAAKIFNFKLNQACPRGYEMTVLDGQKYGIEHFETFYDPYQAARDADIVTTDVCTSMGFERETLQRRKDFLHYRVSEKVMLQAKANAMFMHCLPAHRGEEVDPEVIDGPQSVVWDEAENRMHTQKAVIEYLLLGKVEG; via the coding sequence ATGCGCCATTATCTGCAATTCACCGATTTCACCCGCGAAGAATACGAATATCTATTCAAACGCGCCGCCATCCTTAAAGCCAAACTGGCCGCGGGCGAGCTATACCAACCGCTAATCGGCAAAGTCTTGGCCATGATTTTTGAAAAATCATCCACTCGAACCCGCGTTTCTTTTGAAGCTGGCATGGCCCAATTCGGCGGCCATGCGATGTTTTTGCAATCTAAAGACACCCAGCTAGGCCGTGGCGAGCCGATCGAAGATGTGGCAAAAGTGATTAGCCGCATGACCAATATCGTCATGGTGCGCACTTTTGAGCAAAGTATTGTCGAGCGCTTTGCTGATAATTCTTTAGTCCCTGTGATTAACGGGCTAACCAATGAATATCATCCTTGCCAAATTTTGGCTGATATTTTTACTTATATCGAAAAAAACGGCTCGATCGAAGGCAAAACTGTAGCTTGGATTGGCGATAGCAATAATATCTCCCGCACTTGGCTGCAAGCGGCGAAAATCTTCAACTTTAAACTCAACCAAGCCTGTCCTCGCGGTTACGAGATGACAGTTTTAGACGGGCAGAAATATGGTATCGAGCATTTCGAAACATTCTACGACCCATACCAAGCCGCACGCGATGCCGATATCGTGACCACCGACGTTTGCACTTCAATGGGATTTGAGCGCGAAACACTGCAACGCCGAAAAGACTTTTTACACTACCGCGTAAGCGAAAAAGTCATGTTACAAGCCAAGGCAAATGCAATGTTTATGCACTGCTTACCCGCACACCGAGGCGAAGAAGTAGACCCTGAAGTGATCGATGGCCCACAATCAGTAGTATGGGATGAAGCAGAAAATCGCATGCATACGCAAAAAGCAGTGATTGAATATCTATTACTCGGTAAAGTAGAGGGCTAA
- the fabG gene encoding 3-oxoacyl-ACP reductase FabG — protein MRLKDKVTIITGSASGIGQATAIKFAAEGAKVVVCDVNQSGIDAVVSSLVQSGAVAVGYVVDVTNKTQIAEMVAAVKAQFGRIDVLVNNAGIVQDAQLIKMTEDQFDRVIDINLKGVYNCARAVVDTMVEQGSGVILNASSVVGVYGNFGQTNYAAAKFGVIGFVKTWAKELGKKGIRANAVCPGFVATPILKAMPEKVIQDMEARVPMKRMARPEEIANVYAFLASDEASYINGAAIEVTGGLTL, from the coding sequence ATGAGACTCAAAGACAAAGTAACTATTATCACGGGTTCTGCCAGCGGTATTGGCCAAGCCACCGCCATTAAGTTTGCAGCAGAAGGCGCTAAAGTGGTGGTTTGCGATGTAAATCAAAGCGGTATTGACGCAGTGGTGTCTAGCTTGGTACAAAGCGGCGCTGTAGCGGTGGGCTATGTGGTTGATGTCACCAATAAAACCCAGATCGCTGAAATGGTGGCGGCGGTGAAGGCGCAATTTGGACGCATTGATGTGCTGGTGAATAACGCAGGGATTGTGCAAGACGCACAGTTGATCAAAATGACTGAAGATCAGTTTGATCGCGTGATCGATATCAATCTGAAGGGCGTATATAACTGTGCTCGCGCCGTGGTTGACACCATGGTGGAGCAGGGCAGTGGTGTGATTTTGAACGCTTCATCGGTGGTAGGTGTATATGGCAATTTTGGCCAGACCAATTATGCTGCGGCTAAATTTGGGGTGATTGGCTTTGTAAAAACGTGGGCTAAAGAGCTGGGTAAAAAAGGCATACGTGCCAATGCAGTGTGCCCTGGCTTTGTAGCAACGCCGATCCTAAAAGCCATGCCAGAAAAAGTCATCCAAGATATGGAAGCACGCGTGCCAATGAAGCGCATGGCTAGGCCAGAAGAAATTGCCAATGTGTATGCGTTTTTAGCCAGCGATGAAGCTAGCTATATCAACGGCGCAGCGATTGAAGTGACGGGTGGATTGACGTTGTAA
- a CDS encoding metal-sensitive transcriptional regulator gives MSLSDCCTPDEGPKVIQPGKQKLLSRLNRIEGQVRGVIKMVDEDRYCVDVLTQISAIKSAMDSVAMQLLENHAHGCVAQAIKDGEGDAAIDELMMVVKKLSGKTLG, from the coding sequence TTGAGCTTGTCTGATTGCTGCACCCCAGATGAAGGGCCAAAAGTAATTCAGCCGGGCAAGCAAAAGCTGCTATCTCGGCTCAATCGCATCGAAGGCCAAGTGCGTGGCGTGATTAAGATGGTCGATGAAGATAGATACTGCGTGGATGTGTTAACGCAAATCTCGGCGATTAAATCAGCCATGGATTCAGTCGCCATGCAGCTATTAGAAAACCATGCTCATGGCTGCGTAGCACAAGCAATTAAAGATGGGGAAGGAGATGCGGCGATTGATGAGCTGATGATGGTGGTTAAAAAGCTCAGTGGGAAAACGCTGGGGTAA
- a CDS encoding heavy-metal-associated domain-containing protein has translation MEHSTLKIEGMTCMGCVRSLTSALSALPGVSHVAIDLESGIAKVDHNAALTSLATLSEAIEGAGFELV, from the coding sequence ATGGAACACAGCACTCTTAAAATCGAAGGCATGACTTGTATGGGTTGCGTGCGATCTTTAACTAGCGCTTTAAGCGCCCTGCCCGGCGTTAGCCATGTGGCGATTGATTTAGAAAGCGGCATCGCTAAAGTAGATCACAATGCGGCGCTTACTTCGCTCGCTACCTTGAGTGAAGCCATTGAAGGAGCAGGCTTTGAGCTTGTCTGA
- a CDS encoding heavy metal translocating P-type ATPase: MTSEIQLRLGGMTCAACAARIEKILNRQTGVAAEVNFATETAHIRSSDKAITAESLIATISRAGFTAELASTPAAAEKDERWPLLIAALLSLPLMASMFSLEHAELLPRWLQMLLATPVQFILGWRFYRGAFFALKNGGANMDVLVALGTSMAYGLSAVVTLLGIHEQHVYFEASAMIITLVLTGKWLESRAKKKTSGAISELLKLQPKTARVETAEGLIDVAIGQLQLGDIVIVRHGEVIPVDGVVIEGQAAVNESMLTGESLPVEKNIDSKVFAATKNSSGMLKIRASSVGSKTQLAEIVRLVAHAQGSKAPIQRLADQISGVFVPIVAAIAVLTFLGNFWYWDSAVTALIHAVAVLVIACPCALGLATPTAISVGIGRAAQQGILFRNATALEHAGKIEMLVVDKTGTLTTGQAKVVEIISLQSELSKEGLLQLAASLEQGSEHPLAHAILAANTLPLLPISDFVAVPGQGVMGKLDDGSEIKVGIPSWAGEMPEKNTQPHTLVSIAKNGVLLGQLALADTLRASSVEAVKRLHEMGIEVVMLTGDQPATATAIAKASGVSQYQALMHPQDKAAFIQQQNKVVAMVGDGVNDAPALAVAAVSFAMGAGSDVAIEAADITLLHNDLLAVSDAIALSRATISKIRQNLFFAFFYNTLGIPLAAIGLLNPVLAGAAMALSSVSVVSNSLLLRRWKSEGVSEEKSSASQPSQGGLGN, translated from the coding sequence ATGACTTCAGAAATCCAACTTCGTCTTGGTGGTATGACCTGCGCAGCGTGTGCTGCGCGGATTGAGAAAATCCTTAATCGCCAAACTGGCGTGGCCGCCGAGGTGAATTTTGCGACTGAAACCGCGCATATCCGCAGCAGCGATAAGGCCATTACGGCTGAATCGCTGATCGCAACGATTAGCCGCGCGGGATTTACGGCCGAGCTAGCCAGCACGCCTGCTGCGGCAGAGAAAGACGAGCGCTGGCCACTGCTGATTGCCGCGCTGCTTAGCCTGCCGCTGATGGCCAGCATGTTTAGCCTTGAGCACGCCGAGCTACTACCACGCTGGCTGCAAATGCTGCTGGCTACGCCGGTGCAGTTTATTTTGGGCTGGCGCTTTTATCGCGGCGCGTTTTTTGCACTGAAAAATGGTGGAGCGAATATGGATGTGCTGGTGGCACTGGGCACAAGCATGGCTTATGGGCTATCAGCCGTCGTGACCCTGCTGGGCATCCACGAGCAACACGTTTATTTTGAAGCCAGCGCGATGATTATTACGCTGGTATTGACAGGCAAATGGCTAGAAAGCCGCGCTAAAAAGAAAACATCAGGGGCGATTAGTGAGCTTTTGAAGCTGCAGCCTAAAACAGCCAGGGTAGAAACGGCAGAAGGACTTATCGACGTCGCCATTGGCCAACTCCAGTTAGGCGATATCGTGATTGTGCGTCACGGTGAAGTGATTCCCGTAGATGGCGTGGTCATTGAAGGCCAAGCAGCGGTCAATGAAAGTATGTTGACAGGAGAGAGCTTGCCGGTCGAAAAAAACATAGACAGCAAAGTATTTGCCGCCACTAAAAACAGCAGCGGGATGCTCAAAATCCGCGCCAGCAGCGTGGGCAGCAAAACCCAGCTAGCAGAAATTGTGCGGCTGGTGGCCCATGCCCAAGGCTCTAAAGCACCTATCCAGCGCCTTGCCGACCAGATCTCCGGCGTCTTTGTGCCCATCGTAGCGGCGATTGCCGTACTGACCTTTTTGGGCAACTTTTGGTACTGGGATAGCGCCGTTACCGCGCTGATCCACGCCGTTGCCGTCCTGGTCATCGCCTGCCCTTGCGCACTGGGGCTGGCCACACCAACCGCAATCTCAGTCGGCATAGGGCGTGCAGCGCAGCAGGGTATTTTATTTAGGAATGCCACGGCGCTAGAGCATGCAGGCAAGATTGAAATGCTGGTGGTGGATAAAACGGGCACGCTGACCACAGGGCAGGCCAAGGTGGTAGAGATTATCAGCTTACAGAGCGAGCTATCTAAAGAGGGCTTGCTTCAGTTAGCTGCCAGCCTAGAGCAAGGCTCAGAACACCCGCTAGCCCACGCCATTTTGGCTGCAAACACCCTGCCACTCTTGCCTATCAGTGACTTTGTCGCTGTACCGGGGCAAGGCGTGATGGGCAAGCTGGACGATGGCAGTGAAATCAAAGTCGGCATCCCAAGCTGGGCAGGCGAAATGCCTGAGAAAAACACTCAGCCGCATACTTTGGTCAGTATCGCCAAAAATGGTGTTCTGCTAGGGCAGTTAGCACTTGCCGACACACTTCGAGCCAGCTCAGTCGAAGCCGTCAAACGCTTGCACGAGATGGGCATTGAAGTGGTGATGCTTACGGGTGATCAGCCAGCCACCGCAACCGCCATTGCCAAGGCCAGCGGCGTCAGCCAGTACCAAGCCTTAATGCACCCACAAGACAAGGCTGCGTTTATTCAACAGCAAAACAAGGTCGTCGCTATGGTCGGTGACGGCGTAAACGACGCCCCTGCACTCGCCGTTGCAGCAGTAAGCTTTGCGATGGGTGCAGGTAGCGATGTGGCGATTGAAGCGGCTGACATCACCCTATTGCATAACGACTTACTAGCGGTGAGCGACGCGATTGCCCTATCCCGCGCCACCATCAGCAAAATCCGCCAGAATTTATTCTTCGCGTTTTTCTATAACACGCTGGGCATACCACTGGCGGCCATCGGCCTGCTTAACCCTGTATTGGCGGGAGCTGCGATGGCGCTGAGTTCAGTTTCGGTAGTGAGTAATTCATTGCTGCTAAGGCGATGGAAAAGCGAAGGGGTTTCAGAGGAAAAATCTAGCGCCAGTCAGCCCTCGCAGGGTGGGCTAGGCAATTGA
- a CDS encoding PhzF family phenazine biosynthesis protein: MKAYTLNAFAKTSQGGNPAGVVFDADTLTESQMHEIARIIGFSETAFVMKSSVADFKVRFFTPTDEVDLCGHATIATFYALAKLGFVLPGQYMQETKAGLMKVVVADDLSILMDQQAPSFFDVLEPADIAASLNLNVDELMAGMPIQIVSTGIRDIMVPVKSLKILHEMKPDFDRVADISRQRNVVGFHVFTLETLNEGMAHCRNLAPLYGIPEESATGTSNGALASYLFQQGLVNALQAKKLIMEQGYSMEMPSEIVVSLTTNGNTILQVKVGGKALNLTEREIELSCSK; the protein is encoded by the coding sequence ATGAAAGCTTACACACTCAACGCATTTGCGAAGACCAGTCAAGGCGGCAATCCAGCCGGAGTCGTCTTCGATGCCGACACTTTGACTGAATCGCAAATGCATGAAATTGCCAGAATCATCGGCTTCAGCGAAACAGCCTTTGTGATGAAATCCAGTGTCGCGGACTTCAAAGTGCGTTTTTTTACGCCAACAGATGAAGTGGATCTTTGTGGTCATGCCACGATAGCAACGTTCTATGCTTTGGCGAAGTTGGGATTCGTGCTGCCCGGCCAGTACATGCAGGAAACCAAAGCTGGGTTGATGAAAGTCGTTGTAGCCGATGATTTGTCGATCCTGATGGATCAGCAAGCCCCAAGTTTTTTTGACGTTTTAGAACCTGCTGATATTGCAGCTTCCCTGAATCTGAATGTAGATGAACTTATGGCGGGCATGCCCATACAGATAGTGAGCACCGGCATCCGAGATATTATGGTGCCGGTCAAGTCCTTGAAAATCCTTCACGAAATGAAGCCGGATTTTGACCGAGTTGCCGACATTAGCAGGCAGCGGAACGTCGTGGGCTTTCACGTATTCACACTAGAGACTTTGAACGAAGGGATGGCCCACTGCAGAAACTTGGCACCACTTTATGGCATTCCAGAGGAATCCGCGACAGGGACGTCTAACGGGGCTCTTGCTTCGTATCTGTTTCAGCAGGGGCTAGTTAACGCTTTACAAGCAAAAAAACTCATCATGGAGCAGGGCTATTCGATGGAAATGCCTTCAGAGATCGTGGTGTCTTTGACAACTAATGGAAATACCATTTTGCAGGTGAAGGTTGGAGGCAAGGCTTTGAATTTGACTGAGCGGGAGATTGAACTGTCCTGCTCCAAATAA